AACGACGCTCGAAAACCCGCTGGAGGGCGGCGTCGCGACGATCAACCTGAACGTGAACTACCTCCGGCCCGCGACGGCCGACCTGACCGCCACCGCCGAGGTGGTTCGCGCGGGATCGAGCGTCGGGGTGAGCGAGATCACCGTCGAGAGCACGACCAACGGCGAGACGGCCCCGGTCGCGACAGGACAGGGGGCGTACCGGCTCTTTCGATAGGGCACACTCGCGCTCGCGGTCGGCCTCCTTCGCCCGCCGGGAGGTCTCGATCCCCGTCCACGAACGCCCACAGCGGGAGCAGCTCCTCCGTGTGTACGGCTGAACCGTGAAGACGCCCTCCTCGCTCCGGTCGATCTCGTACGTTCGAGGGTTCTCCCTGAGGTCGGCGTCGTACTCCGAGCCGTCCTCGAGCTCGCCGAGTGTCCGCCGCTCAGCGGCTCTCGTCCCCCGCTTCTGGGTCGCCGAGCGAGAGGGTGAGACAGCGGACGGAGCCGCCGGCCTTCTGGAACTCGTCGGTCCCGATCGGGACGGGGTCGAACCCGGCGTCGGAGAGCAGCCGTTCGGTCGTCGGATTGCCCGCGCCGAGCAACACCCGATCGCCGAGCGCGACGGCGTTGCAGGCGAGGCCGCCGCGTGTCTCCGAGACCGGAGCGGCGAGTAACCGGTCGAAGACCGCCTCGATCAGCGCGAGGCCCTCGTCGGTGAACGCCTCGGGCTGTATCAGGACGGTCTCCGAATCGAGCGGCGAGAAACAGACGTCGAGGTGGTAGTAGTGCGGGTCCGTGAGTTCGAGCGCGATAACCCGCGTATCGAGGCGGTCGGCGATGTCGTCGTAGGCCGCTCGCTCGGAACGGATACCGTGGCCGCCCCAGAGCAGCCGTCTCCCCGGGTGCCAGAGCGCGTCGCCGCCCCCCTCGAACGCGTGGTCGGGGGGCGAGAGCACGTCGTAGCCGGCCTCGTGCGCCCACGCCTCGAAGTACGTCGGTTCGGCCACCCGCTCGTCGGTGGACATCGCCGCGAGCAGCGCACCGGTCCCATCCGGTATCGGGAGGGCGTGGTTCGCGCCGAACGCGAAGTCGGGTAGCGTCGCCGGATCGGGGGTTCCCTCCGGAACCGAGAGTACATCGGGGTCGATCACGAGGGTGTTCTCGGCGTACCGTTCACAGGCTTGCAGGAGCGTCTCCCACTGTCCGTGTGCGCGGTCCGTGTCGACGCCCTCGCGCATGTACGGGTTGATGTGGTAGCGGACGTCGAAGTGCGTCGGCCGGGCGAGAGCGAGCGTCGCGTGGTCGGGACGTGCGGGCAGGTCGCCGGTCGAGAACGAGAGATCGGAGACCGCCTCGACGACGGGTACCGTGGGGGAGGAGGGCATCTCCGTCGCTAGAGCCTCACACGGCATAGGTCTGGTCCCCGGCTCAGTCGAACGTCACCTCGTCCCGTCCGATCACCTCGCCGAAGAGCCATCCGGCGTGTTCGAGCGCGTACTCCCTGTGTGCCTCCTCGATGAAGCCGATACACTCCTCGACGAGCACCGGCCTGAAATCGCGTAGCCCGGCGCTACCGGCGGTGTGGAGTACGCAGACGTTCGCGAGCGTGCCACAGAACACGAGGTCGCGGATCCCGCGCGCCCGGAGCCAGCCCTCCAGTTCGGTGTTGTAGAAGGCGTCATAGGTGTGTTTCTCGACGACGTGGTCCTCCGGTTCGGGGTCGAGCGTGTCGACGATCTCGGCCTCCTCCGATCCCTCGAGGACGTGTTCGCCCCACCGGTCGAACTCGTCGTAGTAGTGGTTCGAGTCGAACTGCCCCGGCGGGTGGACGTCCCTGGTGAAGACGACGCGGGCACCCGCCCCGCGTGCGTTCGCGACCAGCTCCGCGATCGGGTCGACCGCCGACTCGCTTCCCGGCGCGTAGAGGCTCCCCTCGGGGTCGCAAAAGCCCTTCTGCATGTCGACGACGACGACTGCCGTCTCGGTCGGGTCGAAACGCATGGAGGGGGTAGGGGCCGAGAGGGCGAAACGGTTCGGTCGTGTTCGATCGCCGGACCCTTTTTACTCGACCGCCACTATCGGGCGGTATGCGTCGCGTTTGTGTCCTGTTGGTCGCCTTCATCCTCGTGGTGAGCGGCGGACCGGCGCTCGCCGTCGCGGCGGGCGCGCCGGTCGCAGCCGACGGGTCGGTGGGAGGGGAGGGACAGCTCGCGGAGGAGCCGGAGGACGACGGCGAGTGGCGCGAGTACGAACCTGACGACGAACTCGGTCTGGAGGGAGCTGAGGAGCTGAGCGACGAGGAGCTCGCGGAGGTGATCGACCGGGCGATGGTCCGCGTCGAGGAGCTCCGCGAGGTCGAGTTCGAGGAACGACCACCCGTCGAGGTCGTGACGAGAAGCGAGTTCCAGGAGGAGTTCGACGGGCTGGTCGGCGAGGGAACGGAGACCCAGACGGCGTTCGTGAACGCGAAACACAAGGCGCTGTTGCTCGTCGGCGACGACGAGGACTCGACGGAGACGCTCGCGGAGAATCAGAACGTCTCCGTCGGCGGCTTCTACTCGTCCGCGACGAACGAGATCGTCGTGGTCGTCGACGACGAGACCCCCGTCGTGGACGAGGTGATCCTCGCACACGAACTCTACCACGCCTATCAGGACCAACGGTGGGACCTCCAGCGCTACGACGCACAGACGCGCGACGAGCGTAACGCCCAGAACGGCCTGATCGAGGGCGACGCCGTCCTCATGGAGTATCGGTACGAACAGCGCTGTGAGGGCGGCGAGTGGGAGTGTGTGCGCCCGCCCGCCGCCGACGGGACCGAACCGACAGAGGAGGGCGAACCCGCGAACATGGGCCTGCTCCTGCTCGACTTCCAGCCCTACAGCGACGGCCCGACGTTCTCCGAGCACCGGTACCAGGAGGGCGGCTGGGACGCAGTGAACGAGCTCTACGGCGAACCCCCGGAGACGAGCCAGCAGGTCATCACGCCGGATCGGTACCCCGACGACCTGCCCCGCGAGGTCGAGATCGACGACGAGACCGACGAGGGGTGGGACCGCCTGCGTCCCGAGGAGCGACCGGACCACGAAGTGCTCGGGAAGGTCTCGATCGCGACGATGTTCGCCGCGCCGCTGTACGACCAGCCCGGCGCACAGCTCGTCGACCCGGACGAGTTCCTCAACGTCGGCCCCGACGGCGAGCTCGACCCGTTCGACCCGATCAACTACGACGTGGAGTACGCGACCGGGTGGGACGGCGACCGGCTACACGTCTACGAGAGCGAGGCGGGCGAGAGCGCCTACGTCTGGCGGATCGCCTGGGAGAGCGACGACGACGCCGCGACGTTCGTCGAGGGCTACGACGAGCTCCTCGAGTACCGCGGTGCCGGGGACGAGGGCGACGGCCTCTACGTCGCAGAGAGCGGCGGCTACGCCGGCGCCTACCACGTCGATCACGACGGCGACGTGGTGACGATCACCCACGCCCCGGACGTCGATGCGCTCTCGGCGGTAAACGCCGACGTCGAACCCGCGGACGTCGAAGAGGACGACGAGGTGGTGGAGACGCCCGAGGAGACCGACGACGACGTCGAAGAGACGCCCGAGGAGACCGACGACGACGTCGAAGAGACGCCCGAAGAGGAGCAGGAAGAGCAGCCCGGCTTCGGCCTCGTGGCGGCGCTCGCAGCGCTCGTGATCGCCCTCGCATTGCTCGCCAGGCGCCGCTGAGATGGGCTCGCGCGTAGCGGTCCTCGCCGTCGTCGTCCTCGTCGCCCTCGCCGGCTGTACGACGATCCCGCCCGGAGAGCTCTTTCCGTTCGGCGACGGCGAGGACGGCCCCGCCGACCTCGACACGGACAGGCCGCTCGGCGAGGTCCGCGGGGTGAGCTACGACGACGCCCTCGAAGTGAACTCGACCGCCGAACTGACCGAGGTCGAACGCGAGGCGGTGATCCACCGGGCGATGGCACGCGTCGAACTGATCCGGGGGCTGAAGTTCGAGCAGGAGGTGCCGGTGGAGGTGATCAGCCGCGAGGAGTTCAGAGAGGAACGCCGGTTCACCGAGCAGTGGGACGAGGAGTACGCGGCGTGGAACGACCACCTCTGGCGGGCGCTCTTTCACGTCGACGAGGAGACGCCCGCCGCCGAGGAGTTCGAGGCGCTCTACGGCGGGTCGATCCAGGGCTACTACTCCTCGAGCGACGAGCGGATCGTCATCGTCGCGGACGACCCGGAGGCCGTCGAGATCGACCGGAACACGCTCACACACGAACTGCTCCACGCGCTCCAGGACCAGCACTTCGGGCTCTCGAGAGACAGCTCGACGCTCGACTCGGAGTACGCCGCGATGGGAATCATCGAGGGCGACGCGAACTACGTCGAGGCGCAGTACGACGAGCGGTGTGCGGACGACGAGTGGGAGTGTCTGGAGCGGCCGAGCGCGACGAGTTCGGGTGGCTCGTTCGACTTCGGGCTGTTCGTCACGATCTTCCAGCCCTACAGCGACGGCCCGGCGTTCGTCGACCACCGGTACCAGGAGGGCGGCTGGGACGCCGTGAACGAGGTGTACGATTCCCACCCGCGAGCGACGACGGAGGTGATCCACCCCGACCGCTACGGGACGTTCGAGCCGACGAACGTGACGGTTCGGGACGAGTCGACCGAGGACTGGGTGCGGTTCAACGTGAGTAGCCGCGAGGAGGGCGTCGAAACCGTCGGTGAGGCGGCGCTCTACGCCACGTTCTGGTCGAACGGCGTGATCGACCGCGAGCACCTCTACGGGAGCGAGGACCCGCTCTCGCCGTACGACTACTCGCACCCGATCACGACCGGGTGGGCGGGCGATCAACTGGTCCCCTACGAGGGGCCCGACGGCGAGTACGCCTTCGTCTTCGAGAGCGAGTGGGAGTCCGAGGAGGACGCGGAGGCGTTCGGCGAGGCGTACGCCGAGCTCCTAGCGGTGAACGGAGCGGAGGGCGAAAGGACGGTGTTCGAGATCGACCCGGGCGAGCCGTTCGCCGGGGCGTACCACGTCGAGCAGGACGGAGTGACGGTGACGGTCGTCCACGCGCCGAGCGAGCGGGAGCTAGAGGAGGTTCACGGGGTAGAGGTGTCGGTCCCCGCATCGGTGGATGGAGCGGGGTTCGAGTCGGTTGTGACCCTGAAGCCGGGTGGCACCGGCGTCACACCGGTGCCCGCGTAGGGCGGTCAGCGGTAGTAGAACTGGCCGGCGACGACCACGACATCCTCGCCGAGGCCCCGTTCCCTGTGGTGGTCCGAGAGCCGGCGGAGTCGCCAGCGGACGGCCCCCCACTTGATGACGAGGAAGCCGACGAGGATCACGCCGAAGCCGACGAGCGTCGCCTCGGTGAGCGGCTCGCCAAGAGCGGCCACGCCGACGAGCACCGCGATCATCGGGGTGACGTAGTTGACGAGGCTCACCTGAACCGGTCCGGCCGCCTCCAGGAGCTCGAAGTAACAGAGGAAGCCGCCGACCGTCGCCGCGACCGAGAGGTAGACGAGCGCGGCGAGCGCGGTCGGCGAGAACGTCGCGGCGGCGACCGACTCGGCGGGGTGGACGAGGCTCGTCAGGTGGAGCGCGATCGCACCCACGAGCATCATCCACGCCTGCAGCGAGACGAGCGACATCGTCGAGCGGATCCGGAGCGCGAGGACGCTCCCGAGCGCGAAGCTCGTCGCCGAGAGGAACAGCAGCGCGACGCCGACGATCTGGCCGTCCAGTCCCGCGGGATCCGGGCGGGCGATGATCGCGACGCCGACGAGCCCGAGGAGGATCCCGACCGCGGTCGGGAGCGTGAGCCGCTCTCTCGGGAGCAGCCAGATCGCGAACGCGGGCGTGACGACCGGCGTGAGGCTCATCATCACCGCGGCGATGCCGCTCGTGACGTAGCTCTGGCCGACGAACAGCAGGGCGTAGTGCGCGCCGATCAGGAACGTCCCGCCGATGGCGATCAGCGCCCAGTCGGCCCAGCGGGCGGGGCGCCACTCGTAGCCGGCGACGACGACGTAGGCGAACAGTACTGCCGCGGCGACGTCGAACCGCAGGGCCGCGAACAGCACCGGCGGCAGGTCCGAGAGACCGACCTCGATCGCGAGGAACGAGGTGCCCCAGACCGTCGCGAGCAGGGCGAACAGCGTGGATGTGCGAGATAATCCTCTCATTGTGATAGGTTCTACCTCCGTAGAAGGCAGCTTCGTGGTTCCGGACTAGAGCCCGCGAGTATAAGAGGATTGCCGGATTCGAGATACCGTTTGACACCCTACCATGCTACTGAGTACTCGGTCGAACAGTCATGAACGACCGCTCCGGCCCAGTGAGGAGAACCGATCGCTCACTCGAACTCGCCGACGAGGACGGTGTTGACGTTCAGCACCTTCTGTGCCCGACGCAGGCGCTCGGAGAGCGACTGGTGGCTGATGTCGAGATCGTCGGCGAGCTCCTCGAGCGAGACGTTCCGGGGGACGTCGTAGTAGCCGCGCTCGGTCGCGAGCGTGAGCGCCTCGTGCTGGGACTCGCTCAGTCCGAACCGGCCCTCGCGGTCGTCGTTCATCTCGTAGATCGCCGTGATGTCGAGACGGATCCCCCGGTCCTCGGCGTAGTCGTACGCCCGTGAGAGGGCGTCGCGCTCGGGGAAGAGCGCCCGGAAGTTCCAGACCCCCTCCGAACCGACCGCCGAGAGGATCACCCCCTCCTGTTCGGTGAGGATGTTGACCAGGAGCTCCGCCTTGTCGACCCAGTCCATTCGGTAGAGCCTGACCCCCTCTTCGGTCTCGCTGATCAGTTCGAACGTATCGAGCGTCTCGTCCTCCGCGAAGAGGTCCTCGACCCGGTTCTGATCGTCGGCCGAGACCCAGACGTAGGGCATAACGTGGTCGGGGCCGTGGGCCGCGACGCGCTCGATCTCGATCTCCGCGATCGGCCCCTCCTGGATCGTCTCTCCCAACGCGAACCCCTCGACGGGAAGCCTGAACTCCGCGATAGTCGCCATGAGATGACCAGTAGGTTGAACGGTATAAGTCGGACGTTATCACCCCGACCGCCCGAGATCTCTCTCCAACGACACCTTCCCACGCAGGGAACGGAGTGACCCGTGAGGAGGGAGTACCGCCATCGATGCACGGGCCGATCTACCAGCCGACCTGCACCCACTGTGAGCGGCCGCAAGTCGAGGTGAACGGCCAGTACTACGGGCTCTGCTTCCACCATCTACGAGAGGAGAGGAATATCGAGGCGCTGTGACGGCCCTCTGCGTGGCGAGTGGTACACGCTCTTTTCCCTCCTCGTGGTGTCCCGATAGAGGGCGTCTGTCGGATCTCGACCGTTCAAACTGTGGATGGGCCCTGCCGGATTCGAACCAGCGACCACTCGGTTATGAGCCGAGCGCTCTCACCGGACTGAGCTAAGGGCCCTTCGAGACCACTTCCCCGTCGTCACACAAGAGCGTACCGGGTGCCCGTCGCGTGCGGCCAAACCGTATAGGGAGCCCTCTTATTTGTAGCTGGTTCGTATCGATCGCCGCCGGTGAGAGTTCACTGGCCAGGGTCGAGAGGCAGCACGGATCCATTCTCCCACCCCCCTCTGCTGCCGTTTCGGGAACGTCCCACCTCGGATGGCGATAGGGAGGTTGAAGACGGTCTGTCACGAGGTGGCGCGTATGTCAGATCTCGACGAGGAGATCCGCGAACTCGTGAGCCTCCCCAGTTTCTACCACGCGACCGCCTCGCCAGACGGCGAGCGGGTCGCCCTCTACTACGACGTGACCGGGAGAAACGAACTCCACGTCCTCGACGTCGAAACGGGAGAACGAGAGCGGGTGAGCGACGGCGAGGTACCGAAAAACGCCCGCTGGCACGTCGACTGGTCCGCGAGCGGCGAGGAGGTCTATTTCCACCTCGACGCTGACGGCGACGAACAGAACGACCTCTACGCGATCGGGCTCGATGGGGGAGTCGAGCCGGTCGTCGAGATGGAGGGACAGGTCGCGCTGATGGACGTCGGCGAGCGCGGCGAGACACTCCTGCTAGGATCGACCGCCGGAGGCCAGATGAACGTCTACGGCCACGACCTCGCGAGCGGCGAGACGACGAAGCTCACCGACTACGAGCGGGCGGCCGGCTCCGCCATCCTCTCGCCTGACGGTGAGCGGATCGCCTACGCGACGAACGAGACCGATGCCTACGAGAACCAGGACGTCTACGTCGCGAACGCCGACGGGAGCGATCCCCGGAACCTCGCTATCGGTGAGACGGGCGCCGAAAGCTCGCCCACGGAGTTCTCGCCCGAGGGGGAACGACTGCTCGTCTCGGACAACTCGGAGGACCTCTCGCGGATGGGGATCTACGACCTCGAGACGGACGAGATCGACTGGTTCGGCGGCCTGGAGCACGAGGAGTCGCCGATCGGTTTCTTCGCCGAGAATCTGGTCCTCGTTCACCGGACCCGCGAGGCGATGGTCGTCCCGGTCGTCTACGACGTTGGAACCGGCGAGAGCCGAGAACTGGACCTCCCCAATGGCGTCAGTAGCTTCGCCGGTATGGGGTCGGCGGCCCTCACCGGCGATCGAGTGCTCCTCACACACACGACGCCGACGCGCCGGCCGGAACTGCTCGCGTACGACCTCTCGACGGACGAACGGGAGGTGCTCCTCGAGGCGGAGTACGGCCCGTTCAGCTCGAGGGGATTCGCCGACGCCGAGTACTTCGAGTTCGACTCGCACGACGGTCTCGAGATCGGTGCGCTACTCTACGACTCGGGTGAGCGCCCCTCCCCTCTAATCGTCAACCCCCACGGCGGGCCGCGCGCGGCCGACTACCGAAATTTCGACCTCTACTCGCAGGTGCTGCTCGCCCACGGCTACAGCGTCCTGCAGGTGAACTACCGCGGGTCGACGGGGCGAGGGAGGGAGTTCGTCGAACTGCTCTACGGGGACTGGGGCGGCGACGAGCAGGCCGACGTCGCGGCCGGCGTCCGTCACGTCCTCGAAACGCGAGACTGGCTCGACGCGGATCGCGTCGCGGTCTTCGGCGGCTCCTACGGCGGCTACTCCGCGTTCACGCAGATGCTTCTCTATCCCGAGCTCTACGCCGCGGGCGTCGGCTGGATCGGCGTCACCGATCTCAGGGATATGTTCGAGAACACGATGCCCCACTTCCGGACCGAGCTGCTCGAAAAACAGCTCGGAACGCCCGAGGAGAACCCCGAACTCTACGACGAACGGAGCCCCGTGAACCTCGTCGAGAACCTCTCGGCACCGTTACTGATAGTCCACGGCGTCAACGACCGCCGGGTGCCGATCTCGCAGGCCCGCCTGCTCCGCGAGGCGCTCACGGACGCCGGCTACGGGGAGGGCGAGACCGAGGACTTCGAGTACGTCGAACTCGGCGAGGAGGGCCACGCCTCCTCGGACATCGACCAGAAGATCCGGACGTTCGAGATTCTGATCGACTTCCTGGACCGGCGGCTCTGATCCGATGGGGTTCCTGACCGCACCCCCAATGGGGCCGGGTGACCGGGTCGCCGTCGTCGCCCCGTCGAGCGGTGGCGCGCGCGACGCCCCACACGTCCTCGCGCTCGGGCTCTCGCGTCTTCGCGAGGTCTTCGGTCTCGAACCGGTCGTCTTCCCGACCGCCAGACAGGGCAACGGCTTTCTGGAGGAACACCCACGGGCACGCGCGGCCGACCTCCACGCCGCGTTCGAGGACCCCTCGATAACGGGCGTATTCACGACGATCGACGGCTGAGACGCCCTAAGGACCCTCCGCTATCTCGACCCCGAGCGCCTGCGGGAGAGCCCGACGCGCTTCTTCGGGATGAGCGACAACACGAACGTCTCGCTCGCGCTCTGGAACGCCGGGATCGTCTCGTTCAACGGCGCACAGCTGATGAACGAACTCGCAGTTCCGGGCGAACTCCCGGCGTACACCGAGCGCTACTGCCGGCGGGCGTTTTTCGAGGAGTCGTTCGGCGAACTCGAACCCTCCGTGGAGTGGACCGACCAGCCGAGCACGTGGTGGACGGACCCCGAGGAGATGGACGAGGAGCCGGAGTACGAGCCGAACCCGGGGTGGCGGTGGGAGGGATCTGACCGCTCCGCGACCGGGCGGCTCTGGGGCGGCTGCCGGCCGATCGCCGAGTGGCAGCTCGCGACCGACCGGTACCTGCCCGATCCCGACGACCTCGACGGCGGGGTGCTCGCACTCGAGACCGCCGAGGACCTCCCGGGACCCGAAGACGTCGCTGCGACGCTCGTCTGTTTGGGCGAACGCGGGTTGTTAGAGCGATTTTCGGCGGTACTCCTCGGTCGGCCACCGGGTCGAAGCCACCACCAGGAGCCGCTGCGCGAACGGCGGGAGGCCTACCGCGAGCGACTCTACGAGCGGGTCGTCGCTGAAGTCGAACGCTACAACCCGGCTGCTCCGGTCGTTCTGGGGCTGGACTGGGGACACACCACTCCGATCGCGCCGCTCCCGATCGGTGGACGAGTGAGGATCGATCCCGGGAGCGAGGCGATCGTCTTCGAGTAGGGGCGACGGCAGGGCCGTCGTCACTCCTCCGCGTCGTCCTCGTCTTCGACGTCCAGCCCGCGGTTGTTCACCGCTTGTGGATCGATGCCGACCTCCTCCAAGAACTGGCGGTACTCGCGTTCGCACTGTTCGGCCGCCTTCTGCCGGTCGGAGGCGTGCGAACAGAGCGCGTCCAGGTCCGCCGGAACGTCGTTCGAGTGGACGATCCAGTGGTCGACGAGGTCCGAGAGCCGGCGGATCGGGCTGGTGAAGTGTCCATAAATCTCGAAGTTGAGCGCGTGGTGACCGCCGAACGGGTCGGCCATGTAGCGGGCTCTGGGCATCACCTTCATCACCGCCCACTGGATCTTCCCGAGCTGGCGCGAGGGGGCCTGTTCGAGCGTCGCGTTCACCGCCTTCCGGGGGTCGTCCCAGCTCTCGGCAGGGATGGAGACCCCATCGAGCTCCTGGATCTCCTGGAGCGCCTTGTCCCACTCGTCGGGCGTGGGCTGGGGATGGACGCGGTACATCGCCTCGACCCCTCTGTTCCACATCAGCTCGTGGGTGACGGCCTTGTTCGCCTTCAGCATGCACTCCTCGATGATCGTGTGCGCGCGGTCTCTGCGCGGATTCAGCACGAGCGAGCCGTCCTCCTTCCGGATCTCGTGCATCCGGTCGGCGAGGTCGTGTACCAGGGTACACTCCTCGTGGAGCGGTGCGTCGGGGTCGTCGAGGCGTTTTTCGGCCTGGGAGTAGGTGAGCCGCTCGTCGCTTCGGATCACGGACTTGTAGATGTCGATCTCCTCGTAGCTGAGCGTCTCCCCATCCAGGTGCATCTCGACGGTGTGTGCCAGCCGGTCCTCCTCGGGGACGAGCGAGCAGACCGTCTCCGCGAGCGTCGGCGGCAGCATGTGGATCGTGTACGCCGGGAGGTAGACCGTGTTGCCGCGCTGCTTGGCCTCCTGCCACGTCGCCGTCTCGGGGGTGACGTAGTGGGTGACGTCCGCGATGTGGACCCAGAGAACGTAGCCGTCATCTCGCTCCACGACCGAGATGGCGTCGTCGAAGTCCTGGGCGTCGATCGGGTCGGTCGTCCAGGTAGTGAGTTCACGCAGATCCCGGCGCTCGTCGGCTTCGCTCTGGATCTCGCTCTCTATGTCCTCTGTTCGCGCCTCCGCCTCCTCGAGTACGCTCCGCGGGAACGCGTCGGGGATCTCGAACTTCTCTAAGAGCTCCTCGCGCTTTCGCTCGATGTGTCGCGCGAGCTCCTCGTCGATCACGACCGGCCCCTGGCCCTCCGCGGTGCCGGCGTACGCCTGGCGCTCCTCCGCGTCGGTCACGTCGATCCCTCCACGGCACCACAGGCGGTGAGAACTCGCGTCATGGTTTCGGCTACGGGCGACGGGTAAGTAAGCGTTGTCGGCCGCGGCTCACCGCTCTCGCTCTTCGAGTGGGCCGTACCGCTCCTCGACGGCCACCCAGTACCACGTCAGGAACTCCTCGCGTGTCCGCTCGCCGGCACCCACCTCACAGAGCAGCCCCTCCAGTTCGTTCCGCGGCTGGTGACAGAGCTCCCGGTGACAGCGTTTACAGAGGTACTCGAACCGTTTTCCCTCTCGGTCCCACCGGTCGCCGTACTTGTCGTACTCGCGGGCGTCGCCGCGGGTCGTCTCCGCGCCACAGGCGATGCACGTCACGGCCCGGTGTCCCTGCCGTCGGGGACCCCACATACGGGAGAGAACGGAGCGCCGGCACTTAGCCCTTTTCGCGGTTCGACCGAACGGACGATTTATGCCCCGCGGTAGGCGAGTACGGCCATGAACGTCACCAACCGACACCACCTCCGGAGTGACGCGGTCTCCCGGCTCGAATCGACGCTCGAATCCACACTCGGCGTGACCATCGACGGCGATGCCTACGAGCGCGTCGAGTTCTCCGACGAGCCCTTCGACGTCGTGCTCGTCGACGGTAACCCGCTGGTGTTCACCGACGACGAGGAGTTCGCGCTCACGGTCCAGGGGGCGAACGAGTACCCGCCAGAACGAGGGATCGTCACCGTCGACGCCGGCGCGGTCTCGTTCGTCTCCGACGGCGCGGATGTGATGCGTCCGGGGATCGTCGAGGCCGACGAGGGGATCGAAGCCGGCGACCTCGTCGCCATCGCCGAGGAGACCCACGGGAAGGTGCTCGCGATCGGTCGCGCTCGCGTCGACGGGGGCGAGATGGTCGGCGACTCGGGGAAGGTCGTCGACTCGATCCACCACGTCGGCGACAAGCTCTACACGTTCACCGTCTGAGACGGAACGGGAGACCCGAGTTCGAGGGCTGTCCACCCCGAACGGTACAGAAAGCACTTGGTGGCAAGCGAGAGCGCATCGGTATGAACCGACGGATCTTCATGGTCGGGGTCGCCGCGGCCACCGTACCGCTCTCGGGCTGTTCGACCGACGAGTCGCAGGCGACCGGTCTCGGGAGCATCGTCGTCTCGAACGACCGGGGGGAGCCAGCCGAGATCCACCTGCGCGTCAGTGAGGACGGCGAGGACGTTCACGACGAGCGGTACACGCTCGACCCCGGGCCGGGTGACGACCTCTCGCTGAGCGAGGAGTGGATGGGCGACGGCGAGTACGAGATAACCCTCGGACTTGTCGACGGGAACGGCGAACGGACGGTCTCGACGGGGGAGTTCGAGGAGACGGTCTCGGAGTGGGACGACGACTGTTACCACCTCCGGTTCGTCGTCGGCTCCGGCGGGGGCGTGGCGGAGTACGTCCGGGGCGGGGAGTGTTTGGGCTCGTAACCCGGGAGCCCGAAACGAAGCGGACGGTGACCGTTCAGTAGTCCTGTGTCTCGCTTTCCTCGTTACCAGCCTCGTCGGTGACGGTGAGTCGAACGCTGTCCGGGGTATCCCGCGTTCGGAGTTCGTGTTCGCCTGAGGCGCTCTCGCCGCTGACGCTCGACGTCTCGCTGTCGAGGAGCTCGCCACCGTCGAGCAGCTCGCTGGTCACTTCCTCGAGCGCGCCGTCGTCGGAGACCGCCCAGTCGACGACCGCACGGGACCAGGGGCCGCTGGACCTGGGACTGACGTCGAACGTGTCGATCTCGGGATCGGATTCCGCATCCCCGTCGTCGTCATCCTCTCCCTCAGTTGTGAACGCGACACCGTCGCCCTCG
This region of Halalkalicoccus sp. CGA53 genomic DNA includes:
- a CDS encoding RNA-binding protein — encoded protein: MNVTNRHHLRSDAVSRLESTLESTLGVTIDGDAYERVEFSDEPFDVVLVDGNPLVFTDDEEFALTVQGANEYPPERGIVTVDAGAVSFVSDGADVMRPGIVEADEGIEAGDLVAIAEETHGKVLAIGRARVDGGEMVGDSGKVVDSIHHVGDKLYTFTV
- a CDS encoding ribonuclease R family protein — its product is MTDAEERQAYAGTAEGQGPVVIDEELARHIERKREELLEKFEIPDAFPRSVLEEAEARTEDIESEIQSEADERRDLRELTTWTTDPIDAQDFDDAISVVERDDGYVLWVHIADVTHYVTPETATWQEAKQRGNTVYLPAYTIHMLPPTLAETVCSLVPEEDRLAHTVEMHLDGETLSYEEIDIYKSVIRSDERLTYSQAEKRLDDPDAPLHEECTLVHDLADRMHEIRKEDGSLVLNPRRDRAHTIIEECMLKANKAVTHELMWNRGVEAMYRVHPQPTPDEWDKALQEIQELDGVSIPAESWDDPRKAVNATLEQAPSRQLGKIQWAVMKVMPRARYMADPFGGHHALNFEIYGHFTSPIRRLSDLVDHWIVHSNDVPADLDALCSHASDRQKAAEQCEREYRQFLEEVGIDPQAVNNRGLDVEDEDDAEE
- a CDS encoding S66 peptidase family protein, yielding MDEEPEYEPNPGWRWEGSDRSATGRLWGGCRPIAEWQLATDRYLPDPDDLDGGVLALETAEDLPGPEDVAATLVCLGERGLLERFSAVLLGRPPGRSHHQEPLRERREAYRERLYERVVAEVERYNPAAPVVLGLDWGHTTPIAPLPIGGRVRIDPGSEAIVFE
- a CDS encoding S9 family peptidase, which gives rise to MSDLDEEIRELVSLPSFYHATASPDGERVALYYDVTGRNELHVLDVETGERERVSDGEVPKNARWHVDWSASGEEVYFHLDADGDEQNDLYAIGLDGGVEPVVEMEGQVALMDVGERGETLLLGSTAGGQMNVYGHDLASGETTKLTDYERAAGSAILSPDGERIAYATNETDAYENQDVYVANADGSDPRNLAIGETGAESSPTEFSPEGERLLVSDNSEDLSRMGIYDLETDEIDWFGGLEHEESPIGFFAENLVLVHRTREAMVVPVVYDVGTGESRELDLPNGVSSFAGMGSAALTGDRVLLTHTTPTRRPELLAYDLSTDEREVLLEAEYGPFSSRGFADAEYFEFDSHDGLEIGALLYDSGERPSPLIVNPHGGPRAADYRNFDLYSQVLLAHGYSVLQVNYRGSTGRGREFVELLYGDWGGDEQADVAAGVRHVLETRDWLDADRVAVFGGSYGGYSAFTQMLLYPELYAAGVGWIGVTDLRDMFENTMPHFRTELLEKQLGTPEENPELYDERSPVNLVENLSAPLLIVHGVNDRRVPISQARLLREALTDAGYGEGETEDFEYVELGEEGHASSDIDQKIRTFEILIDFLDRRL
- a CDS encoding DUF7562 family protein, whose product is MWGPRRQGHRAVTCIACGAETTRGDAREYDKYGDRWDREGKRFEYLCKRCHRELCHQPRNELEGLLCEVGAGERTREEFLTWYWVAVEERYGPLEERER